The Gossypium arboreum isolate Shixiya-1 chromosome 4, ASM2569848v2, whole genome shotgun sequence DNA segment ctgacaccactaaaaatcggATCGTTACACATGTACTATTTTTTAGTACATATTTGTAAGTAAAATGAATTATTTCATCAATTTACAACTAAGTTTTTAGGGGGAAAGACTTAATGGGAGAGTAATCTAGATTGAAGTATAGAAGTTAGGCTGCAACTTGGCGAGTGAGTTAAACCTAAACCACAACTTATACATGTTGATTTTATAGTGGAATACTCTTTGGGCAAGGCTTCGTAAATGTAGGAAGATTGCAAACTATGTAAACAACTTTTGGTCTCAATCTTTGTTTTTATAGTTAATATTAACTTCGTCTAGTTGCAACTAAACAAATATCTAATAGGTAAAATCAATAAACACTCACAATTCAGCGATGATTGGAGAATAAAAAACTTTAGAAGAAGTCAAGATCCAAGAGAAAGGTAAGAGGAAAAGAGTCAAGAACTCCTAGTACACCAAGAAAGCGGCCAAATTCAATGCCATTAAAGAGAGCATTCAATGGGAAAGTAGGATGGAGATTTAACTTTTGAAACATAATTTAGAGTTTCTTGGAAATAACAATTGGCTAAGATTGATGAAATTACTAGCATGTGATAACGAGCTAAAGGAGAAAGAAATGAAGGAGACGAGTGACTCTTCCAAGGCCACAATGAATGAACTATGGGGAATTTTAAACAAGGGTTTGAACAAGccctaaactaaaattttaaatatggttGCCTATTCATGTGGGATGTTTGCTAGTTTTTGTTGGTCTCAATCTTAATAAGATGATTTTTGGGTTCAATGTGAGGGCATACCTATTCACACTGTCTTGAATTGCTCATTTAGGATTTGTCTAAGGGATGGGGATGGTACATCCTTCTTAGTAGGTTATGACATTCATTTCTCTATTCTTGTTGGCTAGGAGGGAACCATCTTGTTTTCTAATGATTGAATAATCAATTTGTTGTACTTGTGTATCATTCACTCGATTAGTATATCTAGGCATTATTAATGCATTAGCTTGAAATTGATGGTTGAACCTTTTATTCGCATGACTTTAAGCCTAGATGATTGCTTAACAATGGTGAAACACTTGTATAACCATTTCTTCACTAGAAAGAGGTTACCTGTTACTATTACATACTGCTACTCCACTTTACTACTtctgtaagttttttttttgtttcatgatgtattttttttattttgatcaatttgACATTTTGAGTTGTTGTATTGTTAATTGATTATTTCTAGATCATGAACTTTGTCGTATGCATGTTCAATTTATTTTAACCCATGGTGGAAAATGAATCAAGTATTCATCTTGAAAAAAGGGCACATGATACAAGTCCCAAGGCCCAAAATTAGGCTCATGAACGTGATGGGCTCAAATTTTATCAAGGCCTAATAATGAGGTCAAAAGTCAAGCAAATCTGAGCAAGATTGAACTGGACCATTCGTATATGCGTACACaatcaaaaaagaaaatcaagattcactttattgttttcaagaaaatcaagaaacaGAATATTGGTTCAGTTTTGTTGTTTCAGACAATTTCAAGAACCAAGAAAATCAATATTTCAAATCTTGGAAATCTTGGTCCAAGAAACAGAATCTTCCAACCAAGGCGTATTGGATTTTATGTACGAGcttgaatgagccaatttcgagAGCAAACGGATCACATGACCAAGTTCTTGAAAAATGGCCCATTAAGATGATTACAAGTCCATCCTGAAGTTTGGAAAGTAATTTAATTGAATATCAGGCCAAATTATCAAAGTGGcccaaattgtaaaatatttaaactataggttcaattttattttaataggtggATCATCATGTAAGGATTCAGCCCAAGAAGCCTATTTAGTTCCTTTGGCCAAATTCCCATTAAAAGTCCACACttagaattttttgttttatGAGTTGTCATGTTAGTTATTCCATTAGGGTTAGGAAAACTTATTTTGGGGGTCTATAAGTAGCATGGACGTCCTCCCTTATAGATGAACaattgatttttgttttttttaagttaataataattctctttgagtttttctttaaGAATTGCTCTTGACTTTCTTTTAGAAgttgttttaacaatcttttaggTTGTGGGAATCATCTTCAAGTTTTTTCTTGCCAAGATCTCTTTCTTGGAGGGGGAATTAGAGTCATTGAAAGGAGTTGTGGATTCTTAATGTTACTAAGGCTTCTTAGGACGTCATCTTCTCTTTTCTAGCCTTAATTTATcgtttcttatttattttaatttagttctTGCTGTTTTGGTCTATTGATTTTATTGATTTTCATTCTAGGTTAAAATTGCTCCAAGAGAGCCATTCTCCTATATTGTTCCATCAAGAAACACATCAAAATTAGGAGTTTtaatattttcttgttgtttcaaACATTCTTGCAAAAAACAATTTGTTTTTGTCTTTAAAATCACTTCTAACAaatttgttttgtgttttgttttcTAGATCTGGTTGGGGCATTTTCTTGAGGTCCAAGGACTATTTATTTTCATCCAAGAAACCCTAATTCATTCTCTATTGGACCCTTTACCAACCAGTtcatctttcttttgttttaatttcttttgatTCTCCTTTGTGAAAACTAATCTATTTCCGTTGTTTCTCATTTCCATTTATGTTCGTCTAGAGATTTAGGATACATCCACAACTTGAACAAACTTTATGATCGACTTCCTATCCTACCACTCTCGTTCTTTATCAGCATACTATAGAAATAATCACTTAAGTACAATTTAAATTACGATTTGGTCACTAAACTTTAATTTGTTATGAAATGGTCATTAGTGTTATTGATTTGTAACATTTTGGTTACTAATTTGTTAACAATGTAATGGAAAGTTGATGTGGCACATTAATTCGTTATTTTAAACAAAAACTTTAGGTTGAAATGCATAATTGACTcctatgattttttttctttttgaatcgtttaattctttttcttttaactttccttctcttttttctctctctttgctttatttctattatttttctctcttctccttTTCTTTTAACACTACAACAAAATAGAGATATAGTGGTAGAAACTAGCGGCGTCAGCGTTTATAAGAAAAACGCTGCTAGGTCAAATCTTTAGCATGATTTATAAGAAAAATGTTGCTAGATTTAAACCTTTAGTGACATTTTTTCAAACCTTTAACAACGTTTATGAGAAAAATGTCGCTAGATTCAAACCTTTAGCAGCATTTATCATAAGTTAACTATTATGATATCTTGTTGATGACCATTGGCTTTCTTGCGTTACTAATTAATTGTTAAAACATGTTTATCTTTTACTTCAAGATTAATTTTGCCTTTTAAATTGTTGGTTTAATATATTGTACTTGGTATTTGAAAATCCTTATCTATTTTCTTGCTTTTAAAGATTTGTAAATGTGTATTTTAAAAAATCCCAAGAATTGAAAAACTATAATGAAAAATACTAATGTGATAAGATCTGCACACATATAGTGATGTTTCATAGAAAAACATTATTAAATTTAACAAATTAGttgcatttaaaaaaaaacctctAGAAATTCGACCATTCTACAGCATTTACTAAAAAAACGTCGGGATAGATGAAGATCTAGTggcatttataaaaaaaaatagatatattATTTCCAAATATTGTGGTAGTTTTACTAAAAATGCCTCTAAAACTATTATATTGCAACGCTTGCAAATGCTTTAGATGTATATAAAGTGTTGTTTCCTTATATTAGAGGCACTTTTTGCGACATTTCCTTTTGGGTTGCTAAATGTTTTGAGGCGTTTTGAAACACCACCAAAGGTAACAAAAGAATTGGCACTATATGTTTATTTTCTTGAAGTGTAACTTACTGTGTGTttgttaaattgaaaaattaagtgTTGAGAAATTAAGTACTaaatttttattatgaaattttataatCTCTGAATTTATATTGTAACATTGTTTTatatattagtaaaaataaagcactacatataataattatttttgctaaTAGTAaatcttgatttttaaaatttattatttcataattttaatcttattaatatgatattatttattttattttaaataattttggataaaatttaaaagaataaattgaatattttattttaaataaaatcaatTCTTAAACTGAACGTCGATAATGACAATATAGAACGAtcgtaaagaaataaaaaaaataaaaaaaataaaacacgcAGATTTTATGTGGAAACCTTTTCAGGAAAAAAACCAtaggtagaggagaagaaaattcactaatattgaaaatcaaatgatacaagaggagtttcgactacTTCTACTTAaaggttgaaaaaccttattctaatcaaagtAAAATAGAcgaagtgtagttctatacgaATTCTACTTGTGCCACTATATCCTCTAGTTTTGCCACTATATTATTTCTTGAACAGAAATTTGGGTCATcactctaacaatctccaccttgacacggaTTCTCAACAAACAAGTTCTTCACTATGAACTCTCAACAaataagttctccacctcttccacaaAACCCCTAAAAAGGGGTATTCAttaacaatgaacaccaaccaagtccaaCCAATGCTTAatcttggttataggaagtgacttagtcatcgtATCTGTAGGACTATCATGAGTAATaactttgctcacaacaatatcaccatgaGTAATAATATCACGTACAAAATGATACTGAACATCAATATGTTTTATTCTCTTATGAaatatttgatcttttgtaaggaagatgacaCTCTGACTATCAAAAAAATTGTACTAATCTGAAGGTCTTTATTAAGTTCACCAAAGAGTCCCTCTAACCAAATAGcctctttacaagcctcagtaatcgccatgtactcagcttcagtaaTAGACAAAGCaattgtagtttgcaaagtggctttccaactgattgtgCAACCCCCAATAGTAAAGACATAtcttgtgagagatcttcttttatcaaggtctctAGAAAAATCagaatcaacatacccaatgattctatctctagttcttccaaactataagcaatcatcagtagtacctcgtaagtatatGAAAATCCATTGAACTATTTTCTAGTGTTTTTTATCGGGATTAGTCATGTATCTACTAATTGCATTAACTACATATAATAAATCTGGACGTaagcaaaccatagcatacatgagagatcccattaCGGTAGACTATGGAACACGTGACAAGTAGTCAATCTCATCATTTGATTGCggagacaaagccaatgaaagtcTGAAGTGCACTGCTAATAGAGTACTAATAGGCTTAACACTCTACATATTGAACCtgtaaagaactttctcaatgtaccctttctgaattaggtacaatttacatgtttttctatctctgagactCTCCatcccaagtatcttctttgcttctcccaaatctttcatcttaaATTCTTCACTAAGTtgggttttacttttattatccCTTATTTATCTTTGgctactatcaacatgtcatcaattaAAGGAGTAGATATACAAATGAACCAttactatttttcttaaaaaaacacaactatcaaagctacttcttttgaaattatgAGTAGTCATAAATGAACCAAatctcttgtaccactgtcttggtgactattTCTAGCCATAAAGGGGCTTTTTCAGCAAATAAACATAGTCCTCATTTTCTAAGACTATAAAACTCtctagttgttgcatgtaaatatcttcctcaagttctccatgcaagaaCGTtctttttacatctaactgctcaagctccaaatcatacatggtcacaataccaagcaaggctcgaatcaaactatgcttcacaactagaaaaaacacatctgtgaagtctacacctggaATCTGATTATAACCTTTTGCAACCAGTCTTGTTTTATACCTAGGTTTTTCAACTCTAAAGTCTCTTCTTTCTTCTTGAATACTTATTTACAATGAACAACCTTTTTATCCTTAGGAAGCTTCACTAGGTCCTATGTTCTATTCTTATGGAGCGATTTCATCTCTTCTTGCATGACAAATATCTACTTTCCTGAATCTTCACAGCTAACTGCCTCGGAATAAGTTAATGGCTCTTGATTtgtatctatatcttcagccatgtttaaagcataagcaactagatcagtcTCGACGCacctctttggaggtttaatttctcttataGGTTTGTTCTTGGCAATAgaatattgtggtgaagaagcaactctactcTGAGTTTCTATACTAACTTGAGAAATGGACTCTGTTGTAGATCCTGGATCAATCTGAAGCTCCACCTACTTCACATGTGAGTTTGAACTTTGCTAGTCTTTATTAGAAGAGTCTTTAAAAGATAAGTTAGGCAGCAtagcaatttcataaaaaaaaataacatctatgctaatcacaacttttctatttttaggataccataacttataccctttaacACCGgccttataaccaagaaaaacacatttaatggatctatGTTCCAATTTCTCATTATCAATAGGAGCATACGCAAGACACCAAAAAATCTTCAAATCAGAATAATCACCTCTTATGGattttttttctcaatggcaacggacaGAGACTAGTTaataaaaaacatgcagtagaggccgcttcagcccaaaacgactttggtaaaCAAGCCTTCGACAACATgcatcaaacattttccataattGTTCTATTCATTCGTTttgcaacgccgttttgctgtggagtatgatgaactgtcaagtgtctcacgattcCTTTTAATTTGCATAATTCATTAAACTCATTAGGATAGAATTCAAAGTCATTATTTATGGGAAGGAGTTTTATTTGTTTTCCTGTCAGCTTCTTGATCATAGTTTTCCAAGCCTTAAACgtggaaaacacatcacttttctgctttaggttgaatgcccaaactttttttaaaaaaatcttcaatgattgttagcatataattagtgTCACCcctcgaaggcactctagatggtCCCCAAATATTAGAATGAATATAATCTAGTGTTCAATTCGTGTTATGTATTCCtttggtgaatcgaactctcttttgcttcccaaaaatgaAATGCTCACAGAACTTCAGTTTGCTAATGCCTTGTCCATCAAGAAGtcatcttttgctcaattctgccatgtcaTTTTCACTCATATGCCCAAGACGCATATGCTAAAGTCTAGTTACATCTTCATCTAACAAGAAAGAAGAAGTGACGGCTGCGTCACCAGTAACAGTTAAaccttgcaaaacatataacttggcagtctttctctatcttttcatcacaacaagggaaccctTGCTAATCTTCAGAACTCCACTTTCAGTTGTGTacttgtacccttttgaatctaGAGCACTCAACAAAATCAAGTTCCTCTTCAATTCTGGTACATGTCGTatgtcactaagtgttctaacGACTTCATCAAACATCTTAATTTTGATCATGCCAATACTTGCGATTTTACATAAAACATTATTTCCCATTAAAACAACACATTTAGAAACAATTTCATATGTTGTAAGCCAATCCTAGACTCATATAGAAGGTGCAACTAGAATTGAGAATCCACTCCTCATTCACTCTAGAGTTGTCGGCTGAAGCAACTaggagttcaccatcgctgtatcttctacaacatcagcttcatccGATTGTTCTTGTTGTTTTCCCTTTAAATTCGTTTCCTCTCTTTTGATCTTATTCTGCAACTTATAGCACTCAgacttaatgtgccctttcttcttacaGAAGTTATAAGTTTTACTCTGTTCGAAGATCTCGATCTACCCTTAAATTTACTGCGAGGATGTCGTTCCTGTGTCCTTACACGACTATCATCAATATTTCATTCTAGTCTCTCACCAATAATGAAACCCTCTCCCTGATATTTAGATCTAGCCATGGTATGTTTCATATtgtcatacgaggttaaagaagtATAGACTTCATCGACTGTGAGAGATCCGTGACTATACAAAATCgtatctctaaaggttgaataagacggaggcaacgaacaaagtaaaaTTAACCCCTAAATCTTCTTTATCGTACTAAACCTCCATGACCTCTAGGtctgagagaatttctttaaactaTAGTAAGTATTCGTGCAcaaacgcaccttcctccaaacaatGAGAATAAAGATGTTGCTTCATATGTAACTTGTTAGTTGGGGTTTTCAACATGCATAGCTACTACAGCTTTGCCCATAATACAACAGCGGTCTTCTCCTTCATCATGtcctataaaatttcattcgactgatgcagatgtaattgtgttaaaacCTTTCGATttttacgcttcttctcttcttcCGTCAATGTCGAAGACATCTTATTTGACCTTAGCAGGGCATCCCCCAAATTTATCTGCACAAAAACTGTTGCATTTTTATCTACCACAACGCGAATTTGGTGTTGTAATCCAATAGCGGAATATCATACTTCATTGTTGTCATTGTCGTGATCGAAACAGGTAACTCGAAAAAGCTTTTAtaccaattttttaaaaatgaatgTCAATAATGGCAATATAAAACATCGCAAaataataagaaagaaaaataaaacacaccgattttacgtggaaacccctTTTGGGAAAAACCACGGGCataggagaagaaaattcactaatatTAAAAATCAAATGATACAAAAGGAGTTTCGATTACATCTATTTAAAAGTTGGAAAACCTTATTttaatcaaagtcaaatagatGAAGTGTAATTCTATACGAATTCTACTTGTGCCATTGTATCTCCTAATTTTGTCATTGTATTATTGCTTTAACAGGAATTTGGGTCACAACTCCAACATCaagaaataatttatttaaagaataagattataaaataaaatcaaattaatattttcaacatTAAGTGATAAGTAGCTAATAATCGCATTCAAcgctttttgttaaaaatttatacTAAGTAAAAAGTTAATATGGCTATCAAACACAATTAAAAaagttaaatgttaaaatttttcattttcaaatttttattttcgatgaaataaaaattccaaaaatttatCACACATACCCTTAGTTTTTTTAATGTTTCTTAAACAAGAAAATATGTCATTTTATTTTTAGTTGAAAATagaatttcatctcttttaattAAATCATCTAAAATAAacgaaaaaaattaatatttattaacttCGATATATTCATTAATATTATTTAAaggttaaaagaaataaaaaaaattaatgtgaCACTAAAATAACTCACCTTAGGAATTAAacgggctaaattgaataaaatttcccAGTTAAAATGAAAAGGCTCCTCGAAGAACAAAAATATCAAGTTCTGGGGTCGACAAGCAGTAATGCCAAGCACATAGCACTAGAACACTCACACCAGCTCAACTCCACGGTTGAATTATTAGTATAGTACGAAGAAGATGAGCATTTGaatccctaaaccctaaaaatattttattagaaaaacaaaacaaataaaaggtGAATGAATGGCGTCGTCGTCTCTGCTTTGGCTCTGCTCTTCCAATCCACTAATCTCCCCCGCTACTCACCTTAAGGCTCACCCTCGCTTCCCTATCCGGCACCGCTTCGTGAGTTTCCTTTTTCTCTGAATTATGAGTTTCTGctgattttttttcttaattttctaATAAAATTTCCTGAGCTAAAATCTGGGTTTCCCTATTTCTAGAGGTGTAGCTTGGTGGAGCCCTTGAAGTTCGAAAATGGAAAGCCTCACTTTCCTCTCCTCACCTCTGATCCTGCGTTTCCAACCTTCTTGTCCCCTAATTCCCATTTCCAAAACGATATCAACAAACACGATACTAGGCTCCGTATATTTTCTGGCACTGCTAATCCTGCTCTTGCTCAGGTTTTAGATTCAATTCAAccctctattttcttttattcagaTTGTTTAGATTAGATATCTAATAAGTATCTAGGTATACAGGAATATGAGTTGTGTAATTCCCGCTATTGCTTTTTCTATATTGGATAGGAAATCGCATGCTATATGGGTCTGGAGCTTGGGAAAATCAAGATAAAGCGTTTTGCTGATGGTGAGATTTATGTTCAGTTGCAAGAGAGTGTGAGAGGGTGCGACGTGTTCCTTGTGCAACCCACTTGTCCCCCTGCCAATGAGAATCTTATGGAGCTTCTCATTATGATCGATGCTTGTCGAAGGGCTTCTGCTAAGAACATTACTGCCGTCATTCCCTATTTTGGCTATGCAAGGGCTGACAGAAAGGTAACTTAACTACGCCCAATTAATAGATTTTGCCATACTGTTTTGTTTTCCTTTATACTTGGCCCTACCATGGAATGCTTGATCATATAGAATTCAGTTCCAGATTTCcagttaaattattatttactcCTTTTCTTGGAAggaatcatttctttcatgtgatAGGATTCTATTCATTCTGGTTTTATATTGTGAGATTCTACATCTTTCTTGTTGTTCTAAACAATGGAAAGCAGTCTAATTCTGTTTGATTGATAttcattccaaaaaaaaaaaaaaaaaagctaattgAATTGAAGTACAGAACCAATTTAGTTGAATTATTTCCCTAGGGATTTGGTTCTTTGAGTACAGTTTATTGGCATTTGCAGAATATCCCAACGTCCCTTCTAAACATTTCCCTGTATCTAAAAGAAAGTAAGAAAGAACTCTGTTTCCTAGTACGAAACTTCAGATGTCCTATAAATAAAAAAGGCATAGCTTTAAATAATAGCTTTACTCTGCATATAAATTCTTCACTGAATGCATAATACTGTTTGAATGGTTAACTTTATCTTCTGTTGTTCCAGACTCAGGGGCGTGAATCTATTGCTGCTAAACTTGTAGCAAATTTGATTACTGAAGCAGGTGCAAATCGTGTTCTTGCTTGTGATCTTCATTCAGGGCAATCCATGGGTTACTTTGATATCCCAGTAGATCATGTTTATGGGCAGGTAATTTTTACATATACCATCTGTATCCCTTTGGTGTTCTATGTTTAGAGGTACAAATCAACATTACACATgattatttaacacaattattgTATGGTTCAAGAATCTAAAATTTTAGTACTTACGAAAAGCCTAAATGTAATCCTTCTATGAGGAGTTTCTTTTGTATTTAAGTTCTGTTTTTAATGTTAACTTAAGAAGTTTTATTGCATAAGCTTCATCTACTCTATCAGTTCTTGATGCTGGCCTGTTGCGTGTCAGCATTTCTGTATGAACTTTTTGCTCATCGCAAATATTTCTCTCTGCAATTCCAGCCTGTGATTCTTGATTATCTTGCCAGCAAGACAATATGTTCTGATGATTTGGTGGTAGTCTCGCCAGATGTTGGTGGTGTTGCTAGAGCACGTGCTTTTGCAAAAAAATTATCTGATGCACCTCTTGCTATTGTTGATAAAAGGCGTCATGGGCATAATGTTGCAGAGGTGAGATCTAAATTATTGGAGTTGTTTTATGCATACAAGTTGGTTAGGACTGGAGATTGTTTATCTTTTTCAAATTTCTTGTTTGAtcaatttttctttctctttttggtttttttttttttttttttgggggaggtTATTGATAGAATattgaatttttatgagtctcAAAAGAAATGTGGGTATGACATAGAAGGACTAAGCGAGGTAAATGTCATGTCAATAGATTAACTTTTTAAATCATGTAATGTAGTGGCTGTGTGCACTGTTATGCatatggaaaatttttgaaagttgATTGGAATACCAATCTTTAATCCACTATTTGCTCCTATTCTcaagcttcttcttttttcttttacacTCTTTTTGCTGTAAAGTAATATGTTGTTATTCTCAAGTTGAACTCCAAATTGATATGCAATTATTGTCTTACAGGTCATGAATTTGATAGGTGATGTGAAAGGAAAGGTTGCAGTTATGGTGGATGACATGATTGACACTGCTGGTATTATTCTCTTTATCTCTTGGGGAAAAAATGTGATTTAGGATAATATTTCTTTGTGCGACCATACCCTAAAAATCAGGATATATTAGCCTTGCCATATATTATTTCTGCTTTATCAATGTTAAGATGAGAATGCTAGTTACTGAATCCTCATTAAATGTTAACCATCAAATTGTGGGTTTCACAGGAACAATCGCAAAAGGTGCAGCTCTTTTGCATCAAGAGGGGGCTCGGGAAGTGTATGCGTGTAGTACACATGCTGTTTTTAGGTATGTGATGCTTGGTGGTTCTTTATCAGTGTTTAAATCTTGCTAGCAGAAGTTTCTTCCTTATATACATGTTTAAGCAATTTTGCCTGGGCAAGATTTTGGACATTTCTTAAAAGCTTGAATTGTTTAATGCTCTTGGAGCAGCTTTAGGAGTATAGTCACGCTGAGAACTACTAAAGTTTGGGATTTATTAATGAATTATGGTTGTCATGCTATTTAGGCAATTGATAGGTAGATGCGGAAgcctcaaaatgctaaaagaactGATTATATTTCTTGACTGTGTAAAAGTAATGCATTTGTCAGAGTGAAATCAGACTGTTGGAGATCACATTTAGAAACTTCTAAAATATACTATAAAATGATCATTGTGGATGAACTCATAAGTTTTATTTAACTAACCTCTTCTGTTTGTATGTTCGttgattgaaaaagaaaaaaaggaaaattgctATATCCTATCATATTAGAATGCCTTTTTAAATATTCATCATTGTATTCATCCATTTGTGTGGTTTCACAGTCCTCCTGCAATAGAAAGATTGTCAAGTGGTCTTTTCCAAGAGGTAATCATAACAAACACCATCCCAGTGTCAGAGCAAAACTATTTTCCTCAGTTGACTGTCCTCTCTGTGGCAAACCTTCTGGGAGAGACCATATGGCGTGTTCATGATGATTGCTCTGTAAGTAGCACCTTCCAGTAgaatcaatttaatccatgaaagtagaaaaaggaaaaattttcaTCTCTTGATGCATGTGTTGATTTGTTGCAAGTTCTTTTATAAAGCTTTAATGTTGCTCTATATCTAATCTTGATAAGCTGTGATTGAATGAGATCTGCTCTGCTGCATATCTAAAAGATTCACTAGAAGGGGGTTCCTAGAAAGTTATGGCTTGGCAGCTATTTCATAGACATGGAAATGCTTCTTTTTTTAGACAAGTAaatttcatttcattccaataaGCAAAACTTTGCTACAAAAAAGTGGTACTAAAATCCCCATTCCCTTAATCATATAATTTGAAACATTCAATATCTTCCTATTTCCAACTAATCTATCATGCACTGTATTTTTTATTATACTAAAAAAATTCGAAGGATTTCTTGAAAGCTTCCCATGAAAGCGCCTATTTCTCTCCTGCTTATTGTTATGTTCTAAATTCTGTATTTTTTGACATGGAAATGCTTCTTATTGTTGCCTGTTATGTTCTAAATTCTATTGATCTAATGATAGGCATTTTCTAATCTGATTTAATTTCGAGTATGGAGAGTTAATTGATACTAGAAATATTTATGTTTGGCAGGGAGGGTTTGAACCCTATGCAACCTTGGGCATTGATTGATTTCTCCACATGCTATGAGAATTTTGTTATGGAACTGCA contains these protein-coding regions:
- the LOC108457647 gene encoding ribose-phosphate pyrophosphokinase 1, which gives rise to MASSSLLWLCSSNPLISPATHLKAHPRFPIRHRFRCSLVEPLKFENGKPHFPLLTSDPAFPTFLSPNSHFQNDINKHDTRLRIFSGTANPALAQEIACYMGLELGKIKIKRFADGEIYVQLQESVRGCDVFLVQPTCPPANENLMELLIMIDACRRASAKNITAVIPYFGYARADRKTQGRESIAAKLVANLITEAGANRVLACDLHSGQSMGYFDIPVDHVYGQPVILDYLASKTICSDDLVVVSPDVGGVARARAFAKKLSDAPLAIVDKRRHGHNVAEVMNLIGDVKGKVAVMVDDMIDTAGTIAKGAALLHQEGAREVYACSTHAVFSPPAIERLSSGLFQEVIITNTIPVSEQNYFPQLTVLSVANLLGETIWRVHDDCSGGFEPYATLGID